The Arthrobacter sp. NicSoilC5 genome has a window encoding:
- the pdhA gene encoding pyruvate dehydrogenase (acetyl-transferring) E1 component subunit alpha yields the protein MTISADHTAPDTTSTATPGNALTEAVKKFGITVEDYMLPARHQIQMVDPDGRLKAGSEQGTQPGHEYPVPGDKELLAAYEQLVVGRRVNDQNSALVRQGRMAVYPSSHGQEACQVAAALCLSDGDWMFPTYRDAVAVMTRGVDPVQVMTIFRGDWHGGYDPLKYKVGIQCTPLTTQLLHAVGVAHAAKLRGEDTVVLAMCGDGATSEGDFHEALNFAAVFHLPVIFFVQNNKYAISVPLAHQSVAPSLAHKAVGYGMAGERVDGNDVVALLAVLDRAVKLAREGSGPLLVEANTYRMQAHTNADDDTRYRESAEVAEWRAKDPVNRMRTYLTDRGLLDDDGEARIAAHAEAVAAQLRDGLGEDVPVDPQELFRHVFAVQTPQLKEQSAMLADELARDAAATDLKEAGK from the coding sequence ATGACGATCTCCGCAGACCACACCGCGCCGGACACCACCAGCACCGCAACGCCAGGCAATGCGCTGACGGAAGCTGTGAAGAAGTTCGGCATCACGGTGGAGGACTACATGCTCCCCGCCCGGCACCAGATCCAGATGGTGGACCCGGACGGCCGGCTCAAGGCCGGCAGTGAGCAGGGCACCCAGCCCGGCCACGAATACCCCGTGCCCGGCGACAAGGAACTGCTCGCCGCGTACGAACAACTCGTCGTCGGCCGCCGCGTCAATGACCAGAATTCCGCCCTGGTCCGGCAGGGCCGCATGGCCGTCTACCCCTCCAGCCACGGCCAGGAAGCCTGCCAGGTGGCCGCCGCCCTGTGCCTGTCCGACGGCGACTGGATGTTCCCCACCTACCGCGACGCCGTGGCCGTGATGACCCGCGGCGTGGACCCCGTCCAGGTGATGACCATCTTCCGCGGCGACTGGCACGGCGGGTACGACCCCCTCAAGTACAAGGTGGGCATCCAGTGCACCCCGCTGACCACCCAGCTGCTGCACGCCGTCGGCGTTGCCCACGCCGCCAAGCTGCGCGGTGAGGACACCGTGGTGCTGGCCATGTGCGGCGACGGCGCCACCAGCGAAGGCGACTTCCACGAAGCCCTGAACTTCGCCGCCGTCTTCCACCTGCCGGTCATCTTCTTCGTCCAGAACAACAAGTACGCCATCTCGGTGCCGCTGGCACACCAGTCCGTGGCGCCGTCGCTCGCGCACAAAGCCGTGGGCTACGGCATGGCCGGCGAACGCGTGGACGGCAACGACGTCGTGGCACTCCTCGCCGTCCTGGACCGCGCCGTGAAACTGGCCCGGGAAGGCTCCGGCCCCCTGCTGGTGGAGGCCAACACGTACCGCATGCAGGCCCACACCAACGCCGACGACGACACCCGCTACCGGGAAAGCGCCGAGGTTGCGGAGTGGCGGGCCAAAGACCCCGTGAACAGGATGCGCACCTACCTGACGGACCGAGGGCTGCTGGACGACGACGGCGAGGCACGGATCGCTGCGCACGCTGAGGCGGTTGCCGCGCAGCTGCGCGATGGCCTCGGCGAGGACGTGCCTGTGGACCCGCAGGAGCTCTTCCGCCACGTGTTCGCGGTGCAGACCCCGCAGCTGAAGGAACAGTCTGCCATGCTCGCCGACGAGCTGGCCCGCGACGCAGCAGCCACTGACTTGAAGGAGGCCGGCAAGTGA
- a CDS encoding DUF6596 domain-containing protein: MARTGGELMPEAASPEVAAAVADAHRREWAFVLAATVRVAGSIDDAEEAVQEAYASALATWGTSGIPRNPGAWLTVAARRRALDMHRRAATAQRALPKLLGREDDDGGLPDMAPEAVPDDRLRLIFTCCHPALALDARVALTLRLLCGLSTAEVARAFLVPDATMAARITRAKKKIAAANIPYRVPPAAELPGRLDGVLSVVYLVYTTGHTAPSGADLMRRDLADRGLELARMLRVLLPGDRDVAGLLALVLLTGARRDARVDDQHEVVLLENQDRSKWDRQATAEGVALLRESLAGRPPGRFALMAAIAAVHDESPSWLDTDWQEILGLYDLLMDRWPSPVVRLNRAIALGFAAGYAEGLAELDVLGGDPQLARYPYLAAARGDFLVRLGRPEEARVAFEEALILTDNDAERRFLHGRLSALGE; the protein is encoded by the coding sequence GTGGCCCGTACGGGTGGCGAACTGATGCCGGAGGCCGCCAGCCCGGAGGTTGCCGCGGCGGTCGCTGACGCGCACCGCCGTGAATGGGCCTTCGTCCTGGCGGCCACGGTCCGTGTTGCCGGCAGCATCGATGACGCCGAGGAAGCCGTCCAGGAGGCGTACGCCAGCGCCTTGGCCACCTGGGGAACGAGCGGCATTCCCCGGAACCCGGGGGCGTGGCTCACGGTGGCGGCACGACGGCGGGCCCTGGACATGCACCGGCGTGCGGCAACGGCTCAACGGGCGCTGCCCAAGCTGCTTGGGCGGGAGGATGACGACGGCGGGCTGCCGGACATGGCGCCCGAAGCGGTCCCCGACGACCGGCTCCGGCTCATCTTCACCTGCTGCCATCCTGCCCTGGCACTCGACGCCCGGGTGGCACTGACGCTGCGGCTGCTGTGCGGGCTGTCCACGGCCGAGGTGGCACGGGCGTTCCTCGTCCCCGACGCGACGATGGCGGCCCGCATCACCCGTGCAAAGAAGAAGATCGCGGCGGCCAATATCCCGTACCGGGTGCCGCCGGCAGCCGAGCTGCCCGGGCGGTTGGATGGCGTGCTGTCGGTGGTGTACCTGGTGTACACCACCGGGCACACCGCCCCGTCGGGCGCTGACCTGATGCGCCGGGACCTCGCCGACCGCGGGCTGGAACTGGCCAGGATGCTGCGCGTCCTGCTTCCCGGGGACCGCGACGTGGCCGGACTCCTGGCCCTGGTCCTGCTCACCGGGGCCCGCAGGGACGCCCGGGTCGATGACCAGCATGAGGTGGTTCTCCTGGAGAACCAGGACCGCTCTAAGTGGGACCGGCAGGCCACCGCGGAAGGCGTGGCGCTCCTGCGGGAATCACTTGCCGGACGGCCTCCGGGGCGTTTCGCCCTCATGGCGGCGATCGCGGCCGTGCATGACGAGAGCCCGTCCTGGCTGGACACCGACTGGCAGGAAATCCTGGGTCTCTACGACCTGCTCATGGACAGGTGGCCATCCCCGGTGGTCCGGCTCAACCGCGCCATCGCCCTGGGTTTCGCGGCGGGTTACGCGGAAGGCCTGGCGGAACTTGATGTCCTGGGAGGCGACCCGCAGCTGGCCCGCTACCCGTATCTGGCTGCCGCACGCGGGGATTTCCTGGTCCGGCTTGGCCGCCCGGAAGAGGCACGGGTGGCGTTCGAGGAGGCGCTGATCCTCACGGACAACGACGCTGAGCGCCGGTTCCTCCATGGCCGGTTGAGCGCGTTGGGCGAGTGA
- a CDS encoding cellulose synthase catalytic subunit translates to MFFDVQRLRPGGPPALGNAADSPTIVPSRTGLAWLMPPRDGEKYSYLRTPQHRWVFWLSALAMAGFAVSFVGLATQSYWTLVFLLPLVLLVTEQCLSLRTSTYRRRISMADHAATVELWEPTQVPSVDVFIPTCGEDLEVLANTAHHVRNLQWPGVLRVHVLDDAGREEVRELAVGSGFGYVARPGNAFKKAGNLQHAFERTSGDHVVIFDADFVPRPDFLLELVPYLDDPTVGIVQSPQHFYTHKSMSWLERCAGATQEMFYRFIQPSRDAVGGAICVGTSAVYRRQALEAIGGFPQIGHSEDVYTGLHMKEQGYQLKYVPVLLSRGQCPTDIDSFISQQYRWCEGSMSLVAADSFHDTPSLTLPQRMSFWSGFLYYMSTAMLALLAPIPLIVMAFFFPANITPLNSLPLLGAIVQWLIVLPVVSLGRWRLDVLRVQTIYGFAHLFCIADMFRGLVSEWVPTGSASAQIPVARRVRSFMGPYILATQALTLVGLCLGVNQYGIEQFWAAIVLFALSSYVFVPVGILAMGRGRSAAAEPAVVAMAESA, encoded by the coding sequence ATGTTTTTTGACGTGCAACGGCTGCGGCCCGGCGGCCCACCAGCCCTCGGAAATGCGGCAGACAGCCCCACCATCGTCCCCAGCCGGACCGGCTTGGCATGGCTCATGCCGCCCCGGGACGGGGAGAAATACTCCTATCTGCGCACGCCGCAGCACCGCTGGGTGTTCTGGCTGTCTGCGCTGGCCATGGCCGGTTTTGCGGTCAGCTTCGTCGGCCTGGCCACCCAGTCCTACTGGACCCTGGTGTTCCTTCTGCCACTCGTCCTGCTGGTCACCGAACAGTGCCTCAGCCTCCGGACCTCCACCTACCGCCGGCGCATTTCAATGGCTGACCACGCGGCCACCGTCGAATTGTGGGAACCCACCCAGGTGCCCAGTGTCGACGTCTTCATTCCCACCTGCGGGGAAGATCTGGAGGTGCTGGCCAACACCGCGCACCACGTCCGGAACCTGCAGTGGCCGGGTGTGCTCCGGGTCCATGTACTGGACGACGCCGGGCGCGAGGAAGTGCGTGAACTCGCCGTTGGGAGCGGTTTTGGCTACGTGGCCCGGCCGGGCAACGCCTTCAAGAAGGCCGGGAACCTTCAGCACGCCTTCGAGCGCACGTCCGGCGATCACGTGGTGATCTTCGATGCGGACTTCGTGCCCCGGCCGGACTTCCTGCTGGAGCTCGTGCCGTACCTGGACGATCCGACGGTGGGGATCGTGCAGAGCCCGCAACACTTCTACACCCACAAGTCGATGTCCTGGCTGGAGCGGTGTGCCGGAGCCACCCAGGAGATGTTCTACCGCTTCATCCAGCCCTCGCGGGATGCGGTGGGCGGGGCGATCTGCGTGGGCACATCAGCCGTTTACCGCCGCCAGGCGCTGGAGGCCATCGGAGGTTTCCCGCAGATCGGCCACAGCGAGGACGTCTACACCGGCCTCCACATGAAGGAGCAGGGGTACCAGCTCAAGTATGTGCCGGTGCTGCTCTCCCGGGGCCAGTGCCCTACAGATATCGATTCGTTTATTTCCCAGCAGTACCGCTGGTGTGAGGGATCGATGTCGCTCGTGGCGGCGGATTCATTCCACGACACCCCGTCGCTGACGCTGCCCCAGCGGATGAGCTTTTGGTCAGGTTTCCTGTATTACATGAGTACGGCGATGCTTGCGCTTCTCGCACCCATTCCGTTGATCGTCATGGCGTTCTTTTTCCCGGCGAACATCACGCCGCTCAACTCCCTGCCCCTGCTGGGCGCGATTGTGCAGTGGCTGATCGTGCTGCCGGTGGTTTCCCTGGGCCGCTGGCGGCTGGACGTGCTGCGCGTCCAAACCATTTATGGTTTCGCCCACCTCTTCTGCATCGCCGATATGTTCCGGGGCCTGGTGTCGGAATGGGTGCCCACCGGCAGCGCATCGGCGCAGATCCCCGTCGCCCGGCGGGTAAGGTCCTTCATGGGTCCATACATCCTGGCCACCCAGGCTCTGACTCTGGTGGGTTTGTGCCTGGGGGTCAACCAATACGGGATCGAGCAGTTCTGGGCCGCCATTGTCCTCTTCGCGCTCTCGTCCTACGTGTTCGTTCCGGTGGGGATCCTGGCGATGGGCCGGGGACGCTCCGCCGCAGCCGAACCAGCCGTTGTGGCAATGGCGGAGAGCGCATGA
- a CDS encoding alpha-ketoacid dehydrogenase subunit beta, which produces MSPTITTSSEANGNVSAATARAAASAAASAEAVGPQPVTMAKALNTALADAMSADSSVLVFGEDVGLLGGVFRITDGLTATFGEQRCFDTPLAESGIVGMAVGMAINGMRPVIEMQFDAFAYPAFEQIVSHVAKMHNRTRGMVKLPMVIRIPYGGGIGGVEHHCDSSESYYAHTAGLKVYTPATVADGYRMLREAIDSDDPVVFMEPKKMYWTKDSVDLGELRRLHEEGTTAGRSSEGRAAVARPGTDATLIAYGPSVPTALAAAEAAALEGRSLEVIDVRTIVPFDDETVGESVRKTGRAVVIAEAHGFASVSSEIVARVQERCFHYLAAPIRRVTGFDVPYPAPKLEKYYLPGVDRILDAVDDLQWEN; this is translated from the coding sequence GTGAGCCCCACCATCACCACCTCATCCGAGGCCAACGGCAACGTTTCCGCCGCTACCGCCCGGGCCGCAGCCTCCGCAGCGGCATCCGCCGAGGCCGTCGGCCCGCAGCCGGTCACCATGGCCAAGGCCCTCAACACCGCGCTCGCCGACGCCATGTCCGCGGACTCCTCCGTCCTGGTGTTCGGTGAGGACGTAGGGCTCCTGGGCGGCGTCTTCCGCATCACCGACGGCCTCACCGCCACGTTCGGCGAACAGCGCTGCTTCGACACCCCGCTGGCCGAGTCCGGCATTGTGGGCATGGCCGTGGGTATGGCCATCAACGGCATGCGGCCCGTCATCGAGATGCAGTTCGATGCGTTCGCATACCCGGCGTTCGAACAGATCGTCAGCCACGTGGCCAAGATGCACAACCGTACCCGCGGCATGGTCAAGCTGCCCATGGTGATCCGGATTCCGTACGGCGGCGGCATCGGGGGAGTGGAGCACCACTGCGACTCCTCCGAGTCCTACTACGCCCACACCGCCGGGCTGAAGGTCTACACCCCGGCCACCGTCGCGGACGGCTACCGCATGCTCCGCGAAGCCATCGACTCCGACGATCCGGTGGTCTTCATGGAGCCCAAGAAGATGTACTGGACCAAGGATTCGGTGGACCTGGGCGAGCTGCGGCGCCTTCATGAGGAAGGTACGACGGCGGGACGCAGCTCGGAGGGAAGGGCCGCCGTCGCGCGTCCCGGCACCGACGCGACGCTGATTGCGTACGGTCCCTCCGTGCCCACTGCTTTGGCTGCCGCCGAGGCGGCGGCGCTGGAGGGCCGCTCGCTGGAAGTGATCGACGTGCGGACCATCGTCCCGTTCGACGATGAGACTGTGGGCGAGTCCGTCCGCAAGACCGGCCGCGCCGTGGTGATCGCAGAGGCGCATGGCTTCGCGTCCGTCTCCTCCGAGATCGTGGCCCGGGTGCAGGAGCGCTGCTTCCACTACCTGGCCGCACCGATCCGCCGCGTGACCGGGTTCGACGTCCCGTACCCGGCGCCCAAACTCGAGAAGTACTACCTGCCCGGCGTGGACCGCATCCTCGACGCCGTTGACGACCTTCAGTGGGAGAACTGA
- a CDS encoding DUF5808 domain-containing protein — translation MIVSAVLGFVLLGLVLLLALLLPSVTSNTIPFGVRIPSRYAADPVITGQAHLYRRRVLICGGIIAAAGVVSVAVTGQPLLLPLSVLVLVATWYGCFFLAHQEIRAAKLAGGWFEGLHQGIAVDTELRTNPPRFPWLWLAPAAVITASTAVIGILMYPSMPQTLAVHFGANGVPNRVEAKSVGAAFSLVFLQLGLTAFLAGIAAAVVRSRPDLDPARPMGSSRWARHYMSLGAKAVLGLVAMIDLGLMGSSLLMWTGTVTRWAPLVIVIPVLASVAATVAVLARNNRDRSENGEDTGLTHRDDDRYWRGGLIYVNREDPVLLVPRRFGIGWTLNFGNPRAAMLLAGVVALIGLVLALRFAV, via the coding sequence ATGATTGTTTCCGCCGTTCTGGGCTTTGTACTGCTGGGGCTGGTTCTCCTGCTGGCATTGCTGCTGCCGTCCGTCACCAGCAACACCATCCCCTTCGGAGTCCGGATCCCGTCCCGGTATGCCGCCGATCCGGTCATCACCGGGCAGGCGCACTTGTACCGGCGGCGCGTCCTGATCTGCGGGGGCATCATTGCGGCAGCCGGCGTGGTCAGCGTGGCGGTGACCGGGCAACCCCTGCTGCTGCCGTTGTCGGTACTGGTGCTGGTGGCCACCTGGTACGGCTGCTTCTTTCTGGCCCACCAGGAGATCCGGGCAGCGAAGCTTGCCGGCGGCTGGTTCGAAGGTCTGCACCAGGGCATCGCCGTGGACACGGAACTAAGGACCAATCCCCCGCGGTTCCCCTGGCTCTGGTTGGCACCGGCCGCGGTCATCACGGCCTCCACCGCCGTAATTGGCATCCTGATGTACCCGTCCATGCCCCAGACCCTCGCCGTGCACTTTGGCGCCAACGGTGTCCCCAACAGGGTGGAAGCGAAGTCGGTGGGGGCGGCCTTTTCCCTGGTCTTCCTGCAGCTGGGCCTCACAGCATTCCTGGCGGGCATTGCGGCGGCCGTCGTCCGCAGCAGGCCCGACCTTGACCCGGCCCGCCCGATGGGATCCTCGCGCTGGGCCCGGCACTACATGTCGCTTGGCGCCAAGGCCGTGCTGGGGCTGGTAGCCATGATTGACCTGGGACTGATGGGATCCTCGCTGCTGATGTGGACCGGAACGGTGACCCGGTGGGCGCCGTTGGTGATCGTGATCCCGGTCCTGGCTTCCGTGGCGGCAACCGTAGCGGTCCTGGCCAGGAACAACAGGGACCGCAGCGAAAATGGGGAGGACACGGGCCTGACGCACCGCGACGATGACAGGTACTGGCGCGGCGGCCTGATCTACGTCAACCGGGAGGATCCGGTGCTGCTGGTGCCGCGCCGGTTCGGCATTGGATGGACATTGAACTTCGGGAACCCCAGGGCCGCGATGCTGCTGGCTGGAGTGGTTGCGCTGATCGGCTTGGTGCTTGCCCTCCGCTTCGCCGTCTAA
- a CDS encoding Lrp/AsnC family transcriptional regulator — MPGKDAAAEVPLDDIDRRIIAELTRDGRMSVTQVAENVHISRAHAYSRIARLTGDGVLTRFTALVDPIKAGLKSSAYVTLKLKQDSWRELRDQLGAIPEVHHIALVGGDFDVILLVRAVDNIDLRRVIFDQLQTMPGVLDTQTFLVFEDVDTR, encoded by the coding sequence ATGCCGGGCAAGGATGCTGCTGCCGAGGTTCCGCTGGACGATATTGACCGCCGCATCATTGCCGAGCTCACCCGGGACGGCCGGATGTCCGTCACTCAAGTGGCGGAAAACGTTCACATCTCGCGGGCGCATGCGTACTCGCGAATTGCCCGGCTGACCGGCGACGGGGTGCTGACCCGGTTTACGGCGCTGGTGGATCCCATCAAGGCAGGGCTGAAGTCCTCGGCCTACGTGACGCTGAAGCTGAAGCAGGATTCCTGGCGTGAGCTCCGCGACCAGCTGGGCGCCATCCCGGAAGTGCACCACATCGCGCTGGTGGGCGGCGACTTCGACGTCATCCTGCTGGTCCGGGCCGTGGACAACATCGACCTCCGCCGGGTCATCTTCGACCAGCTTCAGACCATGCCCGGCGTGCTCGATACGCAGACGTTCCTGGTGTTCGAGGACGTGGATACGCGGTAG
- a CDS encoding GntR family transcriptional regulator has translation MILNVDLAADVPIYQQIRDQIVEAIAHGALTEGSPLPPTRTLAADFGINFHTVNKAYDLLRQEGLIRLSRGTGAVVTAAATGQLLPSDWTARARTLLAEAVARGMPADDVLQACRTLLDSFGAADQEDTR, from the coding sequence TTGATCCTCAACGTCGATCTGGCTGCTGATGTGCCGATCTACCAGCAGATCCGGGACCAGATCGTGGAAGCAATCGCACACGGCGCACTGACCGAAGGCAGCCCGCTGCCGCCCACCCGGACGCTCGCCGCCGATTTCGGCATCAACTTCCACACAGTCAACAAGGCCTACGATCTCCTTCGCCAAGAGGGGCTGATCCGTCTCAGCCGCGGTACCGGGGCGGTAGTGACCGCGGCGGCCACCGGCCAGCTCCTTCCGTCCGACTGGACCGCGAGGGCCAGGACGCTCCTGGCGGAGGCCGTGGCCCGCGGAATGCCCGCCGACGACGTGCTCCAGGCCTGCCGGACCCTGCTCGATTCATTTGGTGCCGCGGATCAGGAGGACACGCGATGA
- a CDS encoding YciI family protein codes for MSKYLILIYQDEAVARQAEGESISASYQEFQQRRGASLLGGAALHPSSTATSVRRDGAGGFLVTDGPFAESKETLGGYYLIEAADLDEALEIAKEVPAGVGVEVWPVRVAN; via the coding sequence ATGTCCAAGTATTTGATCCTGATCTACCAGGACGAGGCCGTGGCCCGGCAGGCCGAAGGGGAATCCATCAGCGCCAGCTATCAGGAGTTCCAGCAACGGCGCGGCGCGTCCCTGCTCGGCGGCGCAGCCCTGCATCCCTCCTCCACGGCGACGTCAGTCCGCCGCGACGGGGCCGGCGGGTTCCTGGTCACGGACGGCCCGTTCGCCGAGTCGAAGGAAACCCTGGGCGGCTATTACCTCATCGAGGCAGCTGACCTCGATGAGGCGCTTGAGATCGCCAAGGAAGTTCCGGCCGGCGTCGGAGTTGAGGTGTGGCCCGTACGGGTGGCGAACTGA
- a CDS encoding dihydrolipoamide acetyltransferase family protein produces MSEPRVFLLPDLGEGLTEAELVAWHVSVGDEIAVDQPIAEVETAKSAVEVPSPYAGIVAELHGKPGETLDVGKPLISVTPLPELVPSGGAADDAAPAPSPGSIRPADDAAGSDSGTGLPNARKLASGPSSGSFDATPGAASSASAEAETYREEEKAGSGNVLIGYGTPGGHGVARRTRAPKSSVAVADRSDSAAPELSKEDELALLRTRVPGKLGAVISPLVRRMAREHGVDLGDISGSGDSGLIMRRDVEAALRTAAPAAAPAAAPEVEPVEAAVEAPVRPAESAEAQGRDARTGLAVAARTPVRGVRKAVAANMARSRSEIPEATVWVDVDATALMELREGLKASGVEVPGLLAFIARFVTAGLKKYPELNTRIETADDGSQEIVAFDGINLGFAAQTDRGLVVPSVRGAEKLSARELDAEIRRLTQVARDGKATPAELGSGTFTLNNYGVFGVDGSAAIINHPEVGILGVGRIIDKPWVVNGELAVRKVTELTLTFDHRVCDGGTAGGFLRFVADAIENPTSLLADI; encoded by the coding sequence ATGAGCGAACCACGCGTATTTTTGCTGCCGGACCTGGGTGAGGGCCTCACCGAGGCTGAACTGGTGGCCTGGCATGTCTCTGTGGGTGACGAGATCGCCGTCGATCAGCCCATCGCCGAGGTGGAGACCGCCAAGTCCGCAGTGGAGGTGCCGTCTCCGTATGCCGGGATTGTTGCCGAGCTGCACGGGAAGCCGGGGGAGACCCTGGACGTAGGGAAGCCGCTGATCTCGGTGACGCCTCTGCCGGAACTGGTGCCTTCGGGAGGGGCCGCGGATGATGCCGCCCCCGCCCCTTCGCCGGGCAGCATTCGTCCTGCGGACGATGCTGCCGGCTCCGACAGCGGCACCGGACTTCCCAATGCTCGCAAGCTCGCATCGGGTCCCTCGTCCGGTTCCTTCGATGCCACTCCCGGGGCGGCATCATCCGCGTCGGCTGAGGCGGAAACGTACCGGGAGGAAGAAAAAGCTGGATCTGGAAATGTTTTGATCGGGTATGGAACTCCCGGTGGGCATGGCGTTGCCCGGCGTACCCGTGCGCCGAAGTCTTCCGTGGCCGTGGCTGACCGTTCCGACTCCGCTGCTCCCGAGTTGTCCAAAGAGGACGAGCTTGCCCTCCTGCGTACCCGGGTGCCCGGAAAGCTTGGCGCCGTGATCTCTCCGCTGGTCCGTCGGATGGCTCGGGAGCATGGCGTGGACCTGGGGGATATTTCGGGTTCCGGTGACAGCGGGCTGATCATGCGCCGTGACGTGGAGGCCGCCCTGCGGACAGCCGCGCCGGCAGCTGCGCCCGCGGCAGCACCGGAAGTCGAGCCGGTTGAAGCAGCTGTGGAAGCACCGGTGCGTCCTGCTGAGTCCGCCGAAGCCCAGGGCCGCGACGCGCGGACGGGTCTTGCCGTCGCGGCCCGCACGCCTGTCCGCGGCGTGCGTAAGGCCGTTGCCGCGAACATGGCCCGCAGCCGGTCCGAGATTCCGGAAGCAACGGTGTGGGTTGATGTGGACGCCACGGCCCTGATGGAGCTGCGCGAGGGGCTGAAAGCCAGCGGTGTGGAGGTCCCGGGTTTGTTGGCTTTCATCGCACGGTTCGTCACGGCGGGGCTGAAGAAGTATCCGGAACTGAACACCCGGATTGAGACTGCTGACGATGGGTCGCAGGAGATCGTGGCCTTCGACGGGATCAACCTGGGTTTCGCGGCGCAGACCGACCGCGGCCTGGTGGTGCCTTCCGTGCGCGGGGCGGAGAAGCTCAGCGCCAGGGAGCTGGATGCGGAGATCCGCCGGCTCACCCAGGTGGCGCGCGACGGCAAGGCGACCCCGGCTGAGCTGGGCAGCGGAACGTTCACGCTGAACAATTACGGCGTGTTCGGCGTCGACGGCTCAGCGGCGATCATCAACCACCCTGAGGTTGGGATCCTCGGCGTGGGCCGGATCATCGACAAGCCGTGGGTGGTCAACGGGGAGCTGGCCGTCCGCAAGGTCACCGAGCTGACCCTGACCTTCGACCACCGGGTCTGCGATGGCGGCACGGCCGGCGGCTTCCTCCGCTTCGTGGCCGACGCCATCGAAAACCCCACGTCCCTCCTGGCGGATATCTAG
- a CDS encoding lipid kinase, which produces MKAARDANSVAVVINTGARRAALPDLAVEKLQKAGLPISSVHHVRQGSELPGTLKRVVAGGHDMVVVGGGDGTVSFAAGQLAGTGTVLGILPLGTANDLARTLEIPGGLDAACTALADGKVVDIDLGRANGWPFLNVASVGLSVGVTESLSPRLKRYLGPMAYGVAAVRAYSRHKPFRARLEFPDGDHGTLELPDVLQVAVGNGRHYGGGNAVSPTAGIDDHILDVYAIPGAPLREHVRIARLLKDGSFVERDGVYHLTTRHVRLVTQPSLPVNLDGEIATATPADFTIERNAVHVVVPRASNAAVLDG; this is translated from the coding sequence ATGAAGGCTGCCCGAGACGCCAACTCCGTTGCCGTGGTGATCAATACCGGCGCGCGCCGGGCGGCGCTACCCGACCTGGCGGTGGAGAAGCTGCAAAAGGCCGGGTTGCCCATTTCCTCTGTGCATCACGTCCGGCAGGGCAGCGAACTGCCGGGGACACTCAAGCGGGTGGTGGCGGGCGGCCACGACATGGTGGTCGTGGGAGGTGGGGACGGCACGGTGTCCTTCGCCGCCGGCCAGCTGGCGGGGACGGGAACAGTGCTCGGGATTCTTCCGCTGGGAACAGCAAACGACCTTGCCCGCACCCTGGAAATTCCGGGCGGCCTGGACGCCGCGTGCACTGCGCTCGCAGACGGGAAGGTAGTGGACATTGACCTGGGGCGGGCGAACGGCTGGCCTTTCCTCAACGTTGCGTCGGTGGGACTTTCGGTTGGAGTTACGGAAAGCCTCAGTCCCCGCCTGAAGCGGTACCTGGGACCAATGGCCTACGGGGTTGCCGCCGTACGCGCCTATTCCCGGCACAAGCCCTTCCGCGCCCGGCTCGAATTCCCGGATGGCGACCATGGAACGCTCGAGCTGCCGGATGTGCTGCAGGTGGCCGTCGGCAACGGCAGGCATTACGGGGGCGGCAACGCGGTTTCGCCGACGGCAGGCATAGACGACCACATCCTGGACGTGTACGCCATTCCCGGGGCGCCGCTCCGGGAACATGTGCGGATCGCTCGACTGCTCAAAGATGGCAGCTTTGTGGAGCGCGACGGCGTGTACCACCTGACGACCCGGCACGTCCGCTTGGTGACGCAGCCATCCCTGCCGGTTAACCTCGACGGCGAAATCGCCACGGCTACTCCCGCCGACTTCACCATCGAGCGCAATGCCGTGCATGTGGTGGTGCCGCGGGCAAGCAACGCTGCGGTGCTCGACGGATAG